From the genome of Vulpes lagopus strain Blue_001 chromosome 2, ASM1834538v1, whole genome shotgun sequence, one region includes:
- the ZNF32 gene encoding zinc finger protein 32 isoform X2, which yields MFGFPTATLLDCHGRYAQNVAFFNVMTEAHHKYDHSEATGSSSWDFQNSFRREKLEQKSPDSKTLQEDSPGVRQRVYECQECGKSFRQKGSLTLHERIHTGQKPFECTHCGKSFRAKGNLVTHQRIHTGEKPYQCKECGKSFSQRGSLAVHERLHTGQKPYECAICQRSFRNQSNLAVHRRVHSGEKPYRCDQCGKAFSQKGSLIVHIRVHTGLKPYACTQCRKSFHTRGNCILHGKIHTGETPYLCGQCGKSFTQRGSLAVHQRSCSQRLTL from the exons ATGTTTGGATTTCCAACAGCTACCCTGCTGGATTGTCATGGAAGATATGCTCAGAATGTAGCATTTTTCA ATGTGATGACAGAAGCCCACCACAAATATGATCACTCTGAGGCCACAGGATCCTCAAGCTGGGATTTCCAGAATTCTTTCAGAAGAGAGAAGCTGGAACAAAAATCCCCAGATTCTAAGACACTACAGGAAGATTCACCTGGAGTGAGACAGAGGGTCTATGAGTGTCAGGAATGTGGAAAATCCTTCAGGCAAAAAGGTAGTCTAACCTTGCATGAGAGAATCCACACTGGTCAAAAACCCTTTGAGTGTACCCATTGTGGAAAAAGCTTCAGGGCCAAAGGCAATCTTGTTACACATCAGCGAATACACACAGGAGAAAAGCCCTATCAGTGCAAGGAGTGTGGGAAAAGCTTTAGTCAACGAGGTAGTCTGGCCGTTCATGAAAGACTCCACACTGGacagaaaccctatgaatgtgcTATTTGTCAGAGAAGCTTCAGAAATCAAAGTAACCTTGCTGTTCATAGAAGAGTTCACAGTGGTGAAAAGCCCTATAGATGTGATCAGTGTGGAAAAGCCTTCAGTCAGAAAGGAAGCTTAATTGTTCACATCAGAGTCCACACAGGCCTGAAACCCTATGCCTGCACACAGTGCAGGAAGAGTTTCCACACCAGGGGCAATTGTATCCTGCATGGCAAAATCCACACAGGAGAGACACCCTATCTGTGTGGCCAGTGTGGGAAAAGCTTCACTCAAAGAGGGAGTCTGGCCGTGCACCAGCGAAGCTGCTCACAAAGACTCACCCTTTGA
- the ZNF32 gene encoding zinc finger protein 32 isoform X3, giving the protein MTEAHHKYDHSEATGSSSWDFQNSFRREKLEQKSPDSKTLQEDSPGVRQRVYECQECGKSFRQKGSLTLHERIHTGQKPFECTHCGKSFRAKGNLVTHQRIHTGEKPYQCKECGKSFSQRGSLAVHERLHTGQKPYECAICQRSFRNQSNLAVHRRVHSGEKPYRCDQCGKAFSQKGSLIVHIRVHTGLKPYACTQCRKSFHTRGNCILHGKIHTGETPYLCGQCGKSFTQRGSLAVHQRSCSQRLTL; this is encoded by the coding sequence ATGACAGAAGCCCACCACAAATATGATCACTCTGAGGCCACAGGATCCTCAAGCTGGGATTTCCAGAATTCTTTCAGAAGAGAGAAGCTGGAACAAAAATCCCCAGATTCTAAGACACTACAGGAAGATTCACCTGGAGTGAGACAGAGGGTCTATGAGTGTCAGGAATGTGGAAAATCCTTCAGGCAAAAAGGTAGTCTAACCTTGCATGAGAGAATCCACACTGGTCAAAAACCCTTTGAGTGTACCCATTGTGGAAAAAGCTTCAGGGCCAAAGGCAATCTTGTTACACATCAGCGAATACACACAGGAGAAAAGCCCTATCAGTGCAAGGAGTGTGGGAAAAGCTTTAGTCAACGAGGTAGTCTGGCCGTTCATGAAAGACTCCACACTGGacagaaaccctatgaatgtgcTATTTGTCAGAGAAGCTTCAGAAATCAAAGTAACCTTGCTGTTCATAGAAGAGTTCACAGTGGTGAAAAGCCCTATAGATGTGATCAGTGTGGAAAAGCCTTCAGTCAGAAAGGAAGCTTAATTGTTCACATCAGAGTCCACACAGGCCTGAAACCCTATGCCTGCACACAGTGCAGGAAGAGTTTCCACACCAGGGGCAATTGTATCCTGCATGGCAAAATCCACACAGGAGAGACACCCTATCTGTGTGGCCAGTGTGGGAAAAGCTTCACTCAAAGAGGGAGTCTGGCCGTGCACCAGCGAAGCTGCTCACAAAGACTCACCCTTTGA
- the ZNF32 gene encoding zinc finger protein 32 isoform X1 — protein sequence MFGFPTATLLDCHGRYAQNVAFFTYWCILHDFPLILPDVMTEAHHKYDHSEATGSSSWDFQNSFRREKLEQKSPDSKTLQEDSPGVRQRVYECQECGKSFRQKGSLTLHERIHTGQKPFECTHCGKSFRAKGNLVTHQRIHTGEKPYQCKECGKSFSQRGSLAVHERLHTGQKPYECAICQRSFRNQSNLAVHRRVHSGEKPYRCDQCGKAFSQKGSLIVHIRVHTGLKPYACTQCRKSFHTRGNCILHGKIHTGETPYLCGQCGKSFTQRGSLAVHQRSCSQRLTL from the exons ATGTTTGGATTTCCAACAGCTACCCTGCTGGATTGTCATGGAAGATATGCTCAGAATGTAGCATTTTTCA CATATTGGTGCATCTTACATGACTTCCCTCTCATTTTACCAGATGTGATGACAGAAGCCCACCACAAATATGATCACTCTGAGGCCACAGGATCCTCAAGCTGGGATTTCCAGAATTCTTTCAGAAGAGAGAAGCTGGAACAAAAATCCCCAGATTCTAAGACACTACAGGAAGATTCACCTGGAGTGAGACAGAGGGTCTATGAGTGTCAGGAATGTGGAAAATCCTTCAGGCAAAAAGGTAGTCTAACCTTGCATGAGAGAATCCACACTGGTCAAAAACCCTTTGAGTGTACCCATTGTGGAAAAAGCTTCAGGGCCAAAGGCAATCTTGTTACACATCAGCGAATACACACAGGAGAAAAGCCCTATCAGTGCAAGGAGTGTGGGAAAAGCTTTAGTCAACGAGGTAGTCTGGCCGTTCATGAAAGACTCCACACTGGacagaaaccctatgaatgtgcTATTTGTCAGAGAAGCTTCAGAAATCAAAGTAACCTTGCTGTTCATAGAAGAGTTCACAGTGGTGAAAAGCCCTATAGATGTGATCAGTGTGGAAAAGCCTTCAGTCAGAAAGGAAGCTTAATTGTTCACATCAGAGTCCACACAGGCCTGAAACCCTATGCCTGCACACAGTGCAGGAAGAGTTTCCACACCAGGGGCAATTGTATCCTGCATGGCAAAATCCACACAGGAGAGACACCCTATCTGTGTGGCCAGTGTGGGAAAAGCTTCACTCAAAGAGGGAGTCTGGCCGTGCACCAGCGAAGCTGCTCACAAAGACTCACCCTTTGA